From the Pseudomonas sp. SORT22 genome, one window contains:
- a CDS encoding SlyX family protein, translating into MTLDARVTELESRLAFQDDTLLALNDVLVEQQRVVERLQLQMAALLKRYEEMVGQYEASEEEAPPPHY; encoded by the coding sequence ATGACCCTTGACGCGCGCGTGACCGAGTTGGAAAGCCGGCTGGCCTTTCAGGACGATACCCTGCTGGCCTTGAATGATGTGCTGGTCGAACAGCAGCGCGTCGTTGAGCGCCTGCAGTTGCAGATGGCAGCACTGCTCAAGCGCTATGAAGAGATGGTCGGCCAGTACGAGGCCAGTGAAGAAGAGGCACCGCCGCCGCATTACTGA